In Thermofilaceae archaeon, the following proteins share a genomic window:
- a CDS encoding type II secretion system F family protein has product MDWKRLLDMLGLINKRSEVDSKYIFMLAFMLALFSSGIPPEVVILHLAKEDSFEPYTKFIKKIKNLISNYRYKFSSAISYTVKNLNIKYLKEFLIRLSQAVTFGDNMMEFLTREIDFSLSEYNAASARLIESMNNFLTVYATLNSSLTFLIADITILSLVYNGGSELIIQLSLLAFFLLGNLTLVMYLLYRPENYIRYNIRDKLILTMLIMLTIIFAVLFTNYITLIVLGIALILVGLIYRISENKINNTERYFLLFVKYFSRNYAIISNLKESLLSVLRGDLGDARPLVKSAVNRLTLGVNKEKVFRIMGEESKSVLVTMLSKALYETISMGGNILVVGEILSKIGDSILNIRARKEQNGRAFETSIYALQTASAGVSAALISIVGMLDNIFATQNVSTVFSFSQIDLGFISRIFLIIIMVLSFANGIAITLAYGKSLYVSLYFIGVLLVISSITYHIVLILTGNIFNTLSSPTGILQIP; this is encoded by the coding sequence TTGGATTGGAAGAGGCTGTTAGATATGTTAGGACTAATTAATAAACGGAGTGAAGTAGATTCTAAATACATTTTTATGCTTGCCTTTATGCTTGCCTTATTCTCTTCTGGGATTCCACCAGAAGTTGTAATACTACATCTAGCTAAAGAAGATTCTTTTGAACCATATACTAAATTTATCAAGAAGATCAAGAATTTAATTTCAAACTATAGATATAAATTTTCTTCAGCTATATCTTATACTGTAAAAAATTTAAATATAAAATATTTAAAAGAGTTTTTAATAAGATTATCACAAGCAGTAACTTTTGGTGATAATATGATGGAGTTTTTGACTAGGGAAATAGATTTTTCGCTTTCAGAATATAATGCAGCCTCAGCAAGACTGATAGAATCAATGAATAACTTCTTAACAGTCTATGCTACCTTAAATAGTTCTCTCACTTTTTTAATAGCTGATATAACTATTCTTTCACTAGTATATAATGGTGGATCTGAGTTAATAATACAATTATCCCTACTAGCTTTTTTCTTACTTGGCAATCTAACGTTAGTTATGTATTTGTTATATAGGCCAGAGAATTATATAAGATATAATATTAGGGATAAGTTAATTTTAACCATGTTAATAATGCTAACAATTATATTTGCAGTATTATTTACTAATTATATCACGTTAATAGTTTTAGGCATTGCTTTAATACTTGTTGGGCTAATATATAGAATATCCGAGAATAAAATAAATAATACAGAGAGATATTTCTTATTATTTGTTAAATATTTTTCAAGAAATTATGCTATAATAAGTAATTTAAAGGAGTCCTTATTATCTGTATTAAGAGGGGATTTAGGAGATGCGAGACCTCTAGTTAAGAGTGCTGTAAATAGATTAACCTTAGGTGTAAATAAGGAAAAGGTGTTCAGAATAATGGGAGAAGAAAGTAAGAGTGTGCTAGTAACAATGCTAAGTAAGGCGCTTTATGAAACCATAAGTATGGGCGGAAATATTTTAGTAGTAGGAGAAATTCTTAGCAAGATAGGAGATTCAATTCTAAATATAAGGGCTAGAAAAGAACAGAATGGAAGGGCATTTGAGACTTCTATATACGCTCTCCAAACCGCTTCAGCTGGAGTATCAGCGGCTTTAATATCCATAGTCGGCATGTTAGATAACATATTTGCTACTCAAAACGTATCAACAGTGTTTAGTTTTTCTCAAATAGATTTGGGCTTTATCTCTAGAATATTTCTAATTATTATTATGGTTTTAAGTTTTGCTAATGGAATTGCAATAACTTTGGCATATGGCAAGTCTCTATATGTTAGCCTATACTTTATAGGTGTATTATTAGTTATAAGCTCCATAACATACCATATAGTGCTAATCCTAACCGGCAATATATTTAATACATTATCATCCCCTACTGGAATATTACAAATACCTTAA
- a CDS encoding type II/IV secretion system ATPase subunit: MGFLEDYIAKLSEKPNMIDNPNILKGSKDYNAIYKVDDYIYVHVQSSKTKDGYAQYIVIEPPRPTSKEMDEIEEKFARVIGNIEPPLSIEEKEKFMKKMLDKILSKVKLTVKKEYAIYHFIRDKLYSSILEPLIRDPYIEDISVPGLGHVYIVHKIFGPMRTSISIEREEELDDLIISLSEKTYRPVSHNRPIVDASLPDGSRVNFVYGIDISRRGSNLTIRKFTKVPISITQLISFNTISPLLAAYIWMMLDEGMNLFVCGETASGKTTTLNAITAFIPPNLKIVTIEDTPELTVPHSNWVAEVTRETGGEGTIKLFDLLKAALRQRPNYILVGEIRDKEGNVAFQAMQTGHSVMATFHAANIRTLVQRLTGYPIEVPKSYINNLNIALFQTALYDKKGNLIRRVVEVDEIIDIDPVTNDVVYIPSFTYDPVEDKIIFAGRGASYLIENKVAVRRGISRRNIGLLYDELNLRAEFLKSLADKKVFNYFDVWANILMARQIGLEEAVRYVRTN, translated from the coding sequence ATGGGATTTCTTGAAGATTATATTGCTAAATTATCAGAAAAACCTAACATGATAGACAATCCAAATATTCTGAAAGGTAGTAAAGATTATAATGCGATCTATAAGGTAGACGATTATATTTATGTTCATGTTCAGAGCTCAAAGACTAAAGATGGTTACGCTCAATACATAGTGATCGAACCTCCAAGACCTACGTCTAAGGAGATGGACGAAATTGAGGAGAAATTCGCCAGAGTTATTGGAAACATAGAACCTCCATTGAGTATTGAAGAGAAGGAGAAATTTATGAAAAAAATGTTAGATAAAATCCTTTCAAAGGTTAAATTAACAGTCAAAAAAGAATATGCAATCTATCATTTTATTAGGGATAAGCTTTATTCTAGTATTTTAGAGCCATTAATTAGAGATCCCTATATCGAGGATATTTCTGTACCGGGCTTAGGTCACGTTTACATAGTGCATAAGATTTTTGGCCCCATGAGAACTTCAATTTCAATAGAGAGAGAAGAAGAATTAGACGATCTAATAATTTCTTTAAGTGAAAAAACGTATAGACCAGTATCACATAATAGACCGATAGTAGATGCTAGTTTACCAGATGGTTCAAGAGTTAATTTTGTATATGGTATTGATATAAGTAGAAGGGGCTCTAACTTAACAATAAGAAAGTTTACTAAAGTTCCTATTAGTATAACGCAATTGATATCTTTTAACACTATATCTCCTCTTTTAGCTGCATATATTTGGATGATGCTAGATGAGGGGATGAATTTATTTGTATGTGGCGAAACTGCTTCCGGAAAGACTACTACCCTTAATGCAATTACTGCATTTATACCACCTAATTTAAAGATAGTTACTATAGAAGATACCCCAGAATTAACAGTCCCTCACTCTAATTGGGTGGCTGAAGTAACTAGAGAGACGGGTGGAGAAGGGACTATAAAGTTATTTGATTTACTTAAGGCAGCCTTAAGACAAAGACCAAACTATATACTTGTTGGAGAGATAAGAGATAAGGAAGGTAATGTGGCATTCCAAGCTATGCAAACTGGTCACTCTGTAATGGCTACATTTCATGCAGCAAATATAAGAACTCTGGTTCAAAGGCTTACTGGATATCCTATAGAAGTCCCAAAGAGTTATATTAATAATTTAAATATTGCATTGTTTCAAACGGCTTTATATGACAAAAAAGGGAACCTAATAAGAAGAGTAGTGGAGGTTGATGAGATAATTGATATAGATCCGGTTACAAATGACGTAGTCTATATACCTTCATTTACATATGATCCAGTAGAGGATAAGATAATTTTTGCAGGAAGAGGTGCTTCCTATTTGATCGAAAATAAGGTTGCAGTAAGAAGAGGAATAAGTAGAAGAAATATAGGATTATTATATGATGAATTAAATTTAAGAGCAGAATTCCTTAAGAGCTTAGCTGATAAGAAAGTATTTAACTACTTTGATGTATGGGCAAATATTTTGATGGCTAGACAAATTGGATTGGAAGAGGCTGTTAGATATGTTAGGACTAATTAA
- a CDS encoding ATPase domain-containing protein, producing the protein MIIKTGNEELDRRLTGIPFPALIILEGDHGTGKSVLSAQIMFGFLISNKKGYVITTEQTSKDYLKKMRDVKINLIPYFIRGTFGIAPLNTTKFNWNSSLANKILELIVNFVKRRNMDFLVIDSLSIIATFADEKQILQFMKEMRVLVDLGKLILFTVHPDVFSDDVKSRIISMVDVYFKLSSATIGGRRVKVLERIKTIGGIQGSDAISFDVDPALGIKVVPLSLSRA; encoded by the coding sequence ATGATAATAAAGACTGGTAATGAAGAGTTAGATAGGAGGTTAACTGGGATACCATTTCCTGCCTTAATAATATTAGAAGGTGATCATGGGACTGGTAAAAGTGTATTATCTGCACAAATAATGTTTGGATTTTTGATATCTAATAAGAAGGGTTATGTTATTACTACGGAGCAAACTAGTAAGGACTATTTGAAGAAGATGAGAGATGTTAAAATAAATCTAATACCTTATTTTATAAGAGGTACATTTGGTATTGCCCCATTAAACACTACTAAGTTTAACTGGAATTCCTCACTTGCAAATAAGATTCTTGAACTTATTGTAAATTTCGTAAAGAGGAGGAATATGGACTTTCTAGTTATTGATAGTCTTTCAATAATTGCTACATTTGCAGATGAAAAGCAGATTTTACAGTTCATGAAAGAAATGAGGGTATTGGTAGACTTAGGTAAATTAATACTTTTCACAGTTCATCCTGACGTATTTAGTGATGATGTAAAGAGTAGAATTATAAGTATGGTTGATGTTTATTTTAAGCTTTCGTCAGCTACTATAGGTGGACGGAGGGTAAAGGTTTTAGAAAGAATTAAGACTATAGGTGGAATACAAGGATCTGATGCGATCTCATTTGATGTAGATCCGGCATTAGGGATTAAAGTGGTTCCATTATCTTTATCGAGGGCTTGA